Proteins encoded together in one Benincasa hispida cultivar B227 chromosome 1, ASM972705v1, whole genome shotgun sequence window:
- the LOC120079806 gene encoding uncharacterized protein LOC120079806, whose amino-acid sequence MLEEYLHHFIDARQKNWVQLLDVAQFSFNGQQSSATGKTAFEVVCGRQPLMPHLVDHPYVGKSPQAHNSSMEWSQSSEIAHVCLEKASMRMKKWADKKRRPLEFQAGDKRDQRLVRKYEGPVEVIEKVGKTSYRVQLPSWMKIHPVIHVSILKPYHPDRNDEQRNMLMCPLITMKNSTEKKVPQILDRRTHRITRPRREQSSWEKLKNEGKKEGKTLSVELKPSSRLVNLAESAFGIQCVNRQLSSSPRERELDKNYGNLANFCAESRFEEEAC is encoded by the exons ATGCTCGAGGAATATCTGCATCACTTTATCGACGCTAGACAGAAGAACTGGGTCCAGTTGTTAGATGTTGCTCAGTTCAGCTTCAACGGTCAGCAAAGTTCTGCAACTGGAAAGACGGCCTTCGAGGTAGTGTGCGGCAGACAACCACTCATGCCACATCTGGTGGACCATCCCTATGTGGGAAAAAGCCCTCAGGCGCACAATTCATCAATGGAGTGGAGCCAATCCTCTGAGATAGCTCACGTCTGTCTAGAAAAAGCGTCAATGAGGATGAAGAAGTGGGCTGATAAGAAGCGGAGGCCCCTTGAATTTCAAGCTGGGGATAAA AGAGACCAACGTCTAGTACGAAAATACGAAGGGCCAGTGGAAGTGATTGAGAAGGTCGGGAAAACCTCGTATAGGGTTCAGCtaccctcatggatgaagatCCACCCTGTCATCCATGTGAGTATTCTGAAGCCCTATCACCCTGATCGCAATGACGAGCAGCGGAATATGTTGATGTGCCCACTCATCACGATGAAGAATTCAACTGAAAAGAAAGTTCCACAAATTCTGGATAGACGTACTCACCGTATCACAAGACCAAGACGAGAACAGAGTTCTTG GGAAAAGTTGaagaatgaaggaaaaaaagaagggaaaactCTAAGTGTTGAGTTGAAACCCTCGAGTAGGCTTGTGAATTTAGCCGAGAGTGCTTTTG gAATTCAATGTGTAAACAGGCAGCTGAGCAGCTCACCGAGGGAGCGAGAGCTAGACAAGAATTAtgggaatctcgctaatttttgTGCTGAATCTCGCTTTGAAGAAGAAGCTTGCTGA